The following are from one region of the Cryptococcus deuterogattii R265 chromosome 8, complete sequence genome:
- a CDS encoding translocation protein SEC62, giving the protein MAAPANATSVVDAQKRAPQEFKNAVDFLRGKAGPKIRLGILNGKRVEYFKGKTAVRTLLSPQYQKLKKVPPVKNEDEAKALMIKLLPFAFFLRTDRPVPETPIPTGQPKPLRLSPQQSFDPLAYYTWFYDGSPLYTYLGGFAMVLIMLAGVMFPLWPVKLRIGVWYLSVGVLGLVGAFMGLAVVRLVLWCVTVLTMKRAIWIFPNLFEDVGFVDSFIPGWEYDEPKKKKKSGTHAKGHTHTKKHKSGSGSASGKAAKHERDHGQGQGQGGGGADVSVLSPAPSSVLPTTTEGEGVGEGGSEGVRKRVTVEDADEE; this is encoded by the exons ATGGCAGCGCCAGCAAACGCCACATCTGTCGTAGATGCTCA AAAACGCGCCCCACAAGAATTCAAAAATGCAGTCGACTTCTTACGTGGTAAAGCAGGACCGAAAATTCGGCTGGGCATCttgaatgggaagagagtAGAGTACTTTAAAG GTAAAACGGCTGTCCGCACATTGCTTAGCCCACAATACCAGAAACTCAAAAAGGTGCCCCCTGTCaagaatgaggatgaagcgaAAGCGCTCATGATCAAGCTGTTGCCCTT tgccttcttcctccgtACGGACCGACCCGTGCCCGAAACGCCCATCCCAACTGGTCAACCCAAGCCCCTCCGTCTCTCCCCACAACAATCTTTCGACCCACTCGCCTACTATACCTGGTTCTACGACGGTTCCCCGCTATACACTTACCTCGGCGGGTTCGCCATGGTCTTGATCATGTTGGCGGGTGTCATGTTCCCGCTTTGGCCAGTGAAACTGAGGATCGGTGTGTGGTACTTAAGTGTCGGCGTGCTGGGATTGGTAGGAGCGTTTATGGGCCTGGCGGTTGTGAGATTGGTGCTTTGGTGTGTGACCGTGTTGACAATGAAGAGGGCGATTTGGATCTTTCCGAATTTGTTTGAGGATGTCGGTTTT GTTGACTCTTTTATCCCTGGATGGGAATACGACGAACctaaaaagaagaagaagagtgggacCCACGCCAAAGGTCATACCCATACCAAGAAACACAAGTCTGGATCCGGATCAGCGTCCGGCAAGGCCGCCAAGCATGAGCGTGACCATGGGCAGGGGCAGGGGcagggaggaggaggggcggATGTATCAGTATTGTCCCCTGCCCCGAGCTCGGTACTTCCTACTACGACCGAGGGTGAGGGTGTGGGTGAGGGCGGGAGTGAGggagtgaggaagagagtgaCTGTGGAAGATGCGGATGAAGAGTGA
- a CDS encoding cleavage stimulation factor subunit 2, protein MPPNASKTVFDEATALSAVRNLQDAPVNGRNLRVELSTDEPGPRRRGPGPGTVGMGAAPGAGGPGVGGPSASLGGPRPMVPAPGPSGAPPYGAAGAGAPGYPPRAPFDPRYPQAHSQSHENTPPPPGVGTRRQGGDDIDLRMAPQGIDLPPGQKAVDTISKTLAGIAPGQMGDVMTSMKSLIQTNPDQARQLLSQQPQLAYALFQAMLLLNLVDPSVLSSIQPLAAPASASATAPSGAAPVAPGPGVGANAGPGSRAPNYPPYPPPAQAQGPPGGQQQAFRPPPQALYGGAPPLPNQNQNQNQSQNPPYPPYPSGPGVPPPTSTPVPPTPHPPHAVPVGPPGGPAPPPAGLASLPPAAQAALSTLPPDQQQMLLQVLQLSPVQIAALDPTQKASVMQLRQQFLGTA, encoded by the exons ATGCCTCCCAACGCCTCCAAGACAGTCTTCG ACGAAGCAACCGCCCTCTCCGCTGTGCGCAATCTCCAAGACGCACCCGTAAACGGACGTAATCTCCGTGTGGAGCTGTCAACCGATGAACCTGGTCCCCGCCGGCGCGGTCCTGGTCCTGGCACTGTGGGTATGGGTGCTGCTCCTGGTGCAGGCGGACCCGGAGTCGGTGGACCCTCTGCATCCCTCGGCGGACCTCGCCCCATGGTCCCTGCTCCAGGCCCAAGTGGTGCTCCCCCCTACGGCGCCGCCGGCGCTGGCGCACCTGGGTACCCTCCCCGAGCGCCATTTGACCCGCGCTACCCGCAAGCTCACTCTCAATCACACGAGAACACCCCTCCGCCCCCCGGTGTCGGCACTAGAAGACAAGGTGGAGATGATATCGACCTAAGGATGGCGCCTCAGGGTATAGACTTGCCTCCGGGACAAAAGGCGGTGGATACGATAAGCAAAACATTGGCGGGGATTGCGCCCGGTCAAATGGGGGATGTTATGACTAGTATGAAG TCACTTATCCAAACAAACCCTGATCAGGCCCGCCAACTCTTGAGTCAACAACCCCAACTCGCCTACGCCCTCTTCCAAGCTATGCTActcctcaacctcgtcGACCCTTCTGTTTTGTCTAGTATCCAGCCATTGGCGGCTCCTGCTTCCGCTTCCGCGACAGCTCCCAGTGGGGCTGCGCCTGTAGCCCCCGGTCCTGGTGTCGGTGCAAATGCAGGTCCAGGTTCACGAGCTCCGAACTATCCGCCATACCCCCCTCCGGCCCAAGCCCAAGGTCCACCAGGCGGCCAGCAACAAGCCTTccgtcctcctccccaagCTCTCTACGGGGGCGCaccccctcttcccaaccAGAACCAAAATCAGAACCAAAGCCAGAACCCTCCTTACCCCCCTTACCCATCCGGTCCCGGCGTACCCCCTCCCACTTCTACACCGGTACCACCCACCCCGCATCCTCCTCACGCCGTGCCAGTCGGTCCACCCGGTGGACCCGCACCACCACCCGCAGGACTGGCATCCCTCCCCCCCGCTGCCCAAGCTGCGctctccacccttcctcctgacCAACAACAGATGCTTCTCCAGGTTTTACAACTGTCGCCGGTGCAGATTGCGGCATTGGACCCGACGCAAAAGGCTTCTGTCATGCAACTT CGACAACAATTTCTGGGGACAGCTTAG
- a CDS encoding ATP-dependent bile acid transporter, with the protein MPYYNASTSASETETRLPRSPPSPCLFALSGQYIDNDNDIPVHVDGFLRNVRLCKSALGLSLLGTFATEVWHLSMSVAELGHWRHSGTQQKAVKASIWLDVLGTIIITCLSVLYFASLMKPINIAFVSLSSKIQNSLLHRSLCISTFASILFLLIAHSSPGVTYTVWTHRSPPRLNNSMAGRVYHLRTVGLVLILLSVGFMRRGPKMYFSPPRLGTGFGLNSEHESESKEDPHGSGGYGESGDQNDDDDRRKGVVIKLTPAQEIDDPLASAASAITIERQQLRPQVPEEPKSNVFDYHNSSMINFVLLTYIAPLAIRSAHVASLHQSDLPILEDETRNSGVYETFFTSNSTSQTKMTGLKRMARSKKITSWQLVKTLWADRGWIVFISFVLETTRNLISFIPIAALHEIIQSFSQIPGESKSYAYLMCWAMFFGQTVEVLLSAYCCVRENYMLHIPVRMSISSIILAKILRTTDSKALEAHNVIDSSVDNGGERRGAKKEKTCGAQGRSQVMNLLTIDTNTVASLATRTWSFANGITTLIIGASMLYGMLGISAFVGIACVPLSTPLTWLVAKLIYRCDIEWARARDARTGALKEFLLGIKVIKLNAFEPYFMHRILKLRLHEVKWQRWRFTLGTAINVLADQLPILSIFITFAFHTKIMGRPLDAPTAFVALNIFNRVKDGLQTFPQIIQTFLSCKVSVDRLSRYLSQPEIDDDRWESISRRIICRDATITWPKGKGIDKGDRGRFKLEDVDLKVPEGKLSLLCGPLGSGKTLLLRAFLGEAKVEKGTVLAPKSFPDATPILLDNEIETAIHWTTEHWLNGSIAYAPQQSFIRHGTLRDNILFGQPMWRERYQEALRQAALLPDLEILEDGDMTEVGENGVTLSGGQKARVNLARCIYSRASTIYLDDILSAVDAHTAQFISQECLEGSLLKDRTVVLVTHHVRLVLSAASYVISLNTEGRVDQACSPSQIDISTISELALNSLIDAEDIKPVVQSRKKQPIKIRAVDAKTTRKLYQKEQRAVGRVSGSHYFLIFRAAGGMWYWVILAVVYGGHRALTMLRIFWLEHWSADPSPEYLNYNLRVYTVIVSFGIMAGAFRWIWLYGISNVGFYSRGNRRIHDLIMARLFSAPLHFFERIPQGRLLNVFGQDMWRLDCNVADDFGRTIMTGLAIITSAAVVFFKEPLVAVIAVAFGVPLFWFSGHLNRLRSDIRRLTATASSPLYSLYNETIDGIVMIRAFGQDKLMMATMKVLNNRERTTCLADWTVYNWVSAFIRILTSVIITATSFVLIERDISPSQAGLILNFALTVSGGLFGLMEQYSHLEQTFVSAERINQYIIMPEHESEDGLCPPPDWPQQGRIDVRKLSARYAPDLPQVLKNVSFTVQPGMRVGLVGATGSGKSTLALSLFRAIEHMQGEIMIDGIDISSLILSELRGRLNMVAQDGMLCSGTLRESLDVTGGRSDQEIFNALRKVHLISDNMSPEESAKNPFANLETYVAIEGANFSHGQRQLLCLARALLKQSKILVMDEATSSVDFETDTKITATIKECFVDTTILVIAHRLATIMQYDMVLVLDQGQIIESGKPRELIHNNQSAFYGLSMAQGKEEYATLCEIAAITE; encoded by the exons ATGCCTTATTATAACGCATCGACGTCCGCGTCTGAGACGGAGACGCGCTTACCCCGTTCTCCGCCTTCCCCCTGCCTTTTCGCTCTCTCAGGCCAATACATCGATAACGACAACGATATTCCTGTCCATGTTGACGGTTTTTTGCGCAATGTCAGGCTATGTAAATCCGCTCTTGGACTATCCCTCTTAGGCACCTTCGCGACGGAAGTATGGCACTTGTCTATGTCTGTAGCAGAGCTGGGGCATTGGAGGCATAGCGGAACTCAACAGAAAGCTGTAAAAGCGAGTATATGGCTGGACGTATTGGGGACAATAATCATT ACCTGTCTGTCGGTCCTCTACTTCGCATCACTTATGAAACCTATAAACATCGCCTTCGTCTCGCTCTCTTCAAAAATTCAAAACTCCTTGCTCCACCGTTCCCTCTGCATTTCTACTTTCgcatccatcctcttccttcttatCGCACACTCTTCCCCGGGTGTAACCTACACTGTATGGACCCACCGCTCACCTCCAAGGCTAAATAACTCAATGGCAGGAAGGGTATACCACCTCCGTACGGTAGGCTTGGTCTTAATCCTCTTAAGCGTGGGGTTTATGCGTCGCGGCCCAAAGATGTATTTCTCCCCGCCAAGATTAGGAACAGGGTTCGGGTTGAATAGCGAGCACGAAAGCGAGAGCAAGGAGGATCCGCATGGCAGTGGTGGGTATGGGGAAAGTGGAGAtcaaaatgatgatgacgacaggaggaaaggggTGGTTATCAAATTGACACCTGCacaagagattgatgatcCCCTGGCCTCTGCAGCGTCGGCAATAACCATCGAACGCCAACAATTGCGCCCTCAAGTTCCTGAAGAGCCAAAATCTAATGTATTTGATTACCACAACTCTTCAATGATTAACTTTGTCCTCCTTACCTAT ATAGCACCCCTCGCCATTCGCTCTGCACATGTGGCAAGTCTTCATCAATCCGATCTTCCTattcttgaagatgagacgAGAAATAGTGGGGTGTATGAGACATTTTTCACCTCCAACTCTACTTCgcagacgaagatgacCGGATTAAAACGTATGGCGAGGTCAAAAAAGATCACGAGCTGGCAACTTGTCAAAACTCTTTGGGCCGACAGAGGGTGGATTGTATTCATTT CTTTTGTACTTGAAACTACTCGCAatctcatcagcttcatcccGATCGCCGCCTTACACGAAATCATTCAATCATTCAGCCAAATCCCAGGAGAGAGCAAGAGCTATGCATACTTGATGTGTTGGGCAATGTTCTTCGGCCAGACCGTGGAGGTTTTGTTGTCAGCTTACTGTTG TGTACGAGAGAATTATATGCTCCATATTCCTGTTCGAATGAGCATCAGCTCTATC ATCCTTGCCAAAATCCTGCGTACAACAGACTCTAAAGCCCTCGAGGCGCACAACGTTATCGATTCTAGCGTTGATAACGGAGGGGAACGAAGAGGtgcaaaaaaggagaagacatgTGGAGCGCAAGGACGAAGCCAGGTGATGAACTTGCTCACGATTGATACGAACACTGTGGCTTCGCTAGCTACTCGTACATGGAGTTTTGCAAACGGTATCACTACCT TGATTATCGGAGCCAGTATGTTGTATGGAATGTTGGGTATCAGTGCCTTTGTGGGTATAGCCTGCGTACCGCTCAGTACGCCTTTGACATGGCTAGTCGCCAAACTGATCTATC GTTGTGATATTGAATGGGCTAGAGCTCGGGATGCTCGGACAGGAGCTCTGAAAGAGTTTTTACTGGGAATCAAGGTTATCAAG TTGAATGCATTTGAACCTTACTTCATGCATCGGATCTTGAAGCTGCGGCTTCACGAAGTCAA ATGGCAGCGATGGCGCTTCACTCTCGGTACAGCAATCAACGTTTTAGCGGATCAGCTCCCCATTCTCTCTATCTTTATCACCTTTGCATTTCACACCAAGATTATGGGTCGACCGCTTGACGCACCTACCGCTTTCGTAGCGCTGAACAT CTTCAACCGTGTTAAGGATGGCCTTCAAACATTCCCCCAGATCATCCAGACTTTCCTTTCGTGCAAAGTATCCGTCGACCGTCTATCGCGCTACCTCTCTCAACcggagattgatgatgatcgtTGGGAAAGCATTTCAAGGAGAATTATCTGCAGGGATGCCACGATTACTTGGCCTAAAGGGAAAGGTATCGATAAGGGAGATAGGGGGAGAttcaagcttgaagacgTGGATTTGAAGGTACCGGAAGGAAAACTGAGTTTACTTTGTGGGCCGCTTGGTTCGGGAAAGACTTTGTTG CTCCGAGCTTTCTTGGGTGAAGCGAAGGTCGAGAAGGGTACCGTTCTTGCACCCAAAAGTTTTCCCGATGCTactcccatccttcttgacaaCGAGATCGAAACAGCCATCCATTGGACTACTGAGCACTGGCTCAATGGCTCCATTGCGTACGCTCCTCAACAAAGTTTCATCCGACACGGTACACTCCGCGATAATATTCTTTTCGGACAGCCAAtgtggagggagagatatCAGGAAGCGCTGAGACAGGCTGCACTTTTGCCGGATCTGGAAAttttggaggatggtgacATGACGGAGGTGGGAGAGAACGGCGTGACGCTG AGTGGTGGTCAGAAAGCAAGGGTCAACCTTGCGCGCTGTATCTACTCCCGCGCTTCAACTATCTACCTTGACGACATACTCTCCGCTGTTGACGCCCATACTGCCCAATTCATCTCTCAAGAATGTCTTGAAGGCAGTTTGCTCAAGGACCGAACAGTTGTCCTTGTCACCCACCATGTGCGACTGGTGTTGTCAGCCGCCAGCTATGTCATTTCTCTCAACACAGAAGGAAGGGTCGATCAAGcttgttctccttctcaaattGATATTAGCACCATATCGGAACTGGCTCTAAACAGTCTGATCGATGCTGAAGACATAAAGCCAGTTGTTCAATCTCGGAAGAAGCAGCCCATCAAAATTCGCGCAGTTGACGCCAAGACTACGCGCAAACTGTACcaaaaagagcaaagagcTGTTGGCCGGGTCTCTGGTAGCCATtatttcctcatcttccgtgCAGCGGGTGGAATGTGGTATTGGGTCATTCTTGCCGTGGTTTACGGCGGCCATCGAGCCCTTACGATGCTAAGGATCTTCTGGCTCGAACATTGGTCAGCCGACCCTAGCCCTGAATACCTCAACTACAACCTACGTGTTTACACAGTCATCGTGAGCTTTGGGATCATGGCAGGCGCTTTCAGGTGGATATGGCTTTATGGGATCAGTAATGTTGGGTTTTACTCGAGAGGAAATAGGCGTATACATGACCTCATCATGGCGAGGTTATTTTCTGCTCCACTGCATTTTTTTGAGAGAATCCCCCAAGGCAGGCTGCTGAACGTTTTTGGCCAAGATATGTGGAGGCTTGATTGTAATGTGGCGGACGATTTCGGCA GAACAATCATGACTG GTCTTGCAATCATAACCTCTGCGGCTGTTGTCTTTTTCAAGGAACCC CTTGTTGCTGTCATCGCTGTTGCATTTGGGGTACCTTTATTCTGGTTCAGCGGACA TCTCAACAGATTGCGATCAGATATCCGCCGACTTACAGCTACCGCTAGCTCACCACTCTATTCACTTTACAATGAAACGATCGATGGGATTGTTATGATTAGAGCATTTGGCCAAGATAAGCTCATGATGGCGACAATGAAGGTACTGAACAATCGGGAGCGGACGACTTGTCTGGCCGACTGGACTG TATACAACTGGGTATCCGCCTTCATTCGAATTCTCACAAGTGTGATCATCACTGCCACTTCCTTTGTCTTGATTGAACGCGATATTTCACCTTCGCAAGCTGGTCTCATTTTGAACTTTGCTTTGACAGTTTCTGGTG GTCTCTTTGGTCTGATGGAGCAGTACAGCCACCTCGAACAGACATTTGTTAGTGCAGAACGTATAAATCAAT ATATCATTATGCCTGAACATGAGTCTGAAGACGGGCTATGTCCCCCTCCTGATTGGCCTCAACAAGGAAGGATAGATGTGAGAAAACTGAGTGCGAGATACGCTCCCGATCTTCCGCAAGTGTTGAAGAACGTCTCCTTCACGGTTCAG CCTGGTATGCGTGTAGGCCTCGTAGGAGCCACTGGTTCTGGTAAATCGACTTTGGCTTTGAGTCTATTCCGCGCTATCGAGCATATGCAAGGAGAGATTATGATTGACGGCATTG ACATCTCGAGTCTTATCCTTTCCGAATTGCGAGGTCGGTTGAATATGGTGGCACAAGACGGGATGCTCTGCTCTGGTACTCTCAGAGAATCGTTAGATGTTactggaggaagaa GCGATCAAGAGATATTCAACGCTCTACGCAAAGTGCATCTCATTTCTGATAATATGTCCCCAGAAGAGTCGGCTAAAAACCCTTTCGCGAATCTTGAAACATATGTGGCTATAG AAGGAGCAAACTTCAGTCACGGACAGCGCCAACTTCTGTGTTTAGCGCGAGCTTTGCTCAAGCAGTCAAAGATCTTAGTTATGGATGAAG CGACATCATCGGTTGATTTTGA GACGGACACTAAGATCACTGCAACGATTAAGGAATGTTTTGTGGACACTACAATACTTGTCATCGCCCATCGTCTGGCGACGATTATGCAGTA CGATATGGTACTCGTATTGGACCAGGGTCAAATCATAGAGTCTG GTAAACCGCGAGAGCTCATACATAACAACCAGTCTGCGTTCTATGGCCTCAGCATGGCGCAAGGTAAAGAAGAGTATGCGACCTTGTGTGAGATAGCTGCGATTACTGAATAG
- a CDS encoding tRNA-dihydrouridine(47) synthase NAD(P)(+), whose protein sequence is MTDDPAATPRPETSINARPAISGQAPIKIEYLINTTPIVESASAAELNNIHPDDAAEGRTDSRDSRDDRDGRDNKRRKPNKQDKKDKKGQNKGRHFPVIREASVRICRAWETTGICDRADKGDCRYAHSWEGYFEVKPNDISYRPDWLLVGEAPFVVAGERVVGGEDVVGKTLDLDTVCPVLKDLGYCPFGWRCRFLGAHVKRTTAPMDVEEKEKEAGPEKRMGDWKIEHWVQSEVENGWKQKETNWPEQEVLNALRRSTASFPFSEAYLKKVDPDKPFTLQNKKPTKIQPQKRKNIVLDEEEAANGPTAVASAGDDEESAMNATGNEQNEEKGRVYGETEAIDVPPRPEEKRRLNWEGGRYLAPLTTVGNLPFRRLCVDYGATITISEMALAQPLVYGAKEEWALVRRHESEKMFGVQVAGGFPNRMVPAAEIIADTIGKGGGVDFVDVNMGCPIDLVFNQGAGSALMDSPGRLGKLLVGMNRALGEIPLTVKFRTGVAHGKPNAHKLIPRFATEWGVRALTIHGRSRQQRYSKPADWDYIKTCVTTLRESVADANLPPVPIFGNGDCFSSASYYEEMEKSGVDGVMVARGALIKPWIFTEIKERREWDISAVERLEGIRKFAEFGLSHWGSDTQGVNTTRRFLCEALSFQHRYIPIGLLERLPGKLNERPPAYRGRNELETLLASPFAGDWVKISEMFLGKVDEGFSFVPKHKSNAYGGEEAQG, encoded by the exons ATGACAGACGACCCGGCAGCCACTCCACGTCCGGAGACTTCCATCAACGCAAGGCCAGCAATTTCTGGTCAGGCTCCCATAAAAATCGA ATATCTGATCAACACCACCCCTATCGTCGAATCCGCCTCTGCCGCCGAGCTCAACAATATTCACCCCGACGATGCCGCTGAAGGTCGTACCGATTCCCGTGACTCTCGCGATGACCGCGACGGACGCGATAACAAACGACGTAAACCCAACAAGCAAGACAAAAAGGACAAAAAAGGCCAAAACAAGGGCCGCCACTTTCCCGTCATCCGGGAAGCCTCTGTTCGTATTTGTCGTGCTTGGGAAACCACTGGTATCTGTGACCGCGCCGATAAAGGCGATTGCCGATACGCTCACAGCTGGGAAGGTTACTTTGAGGTGAAGCCGAATGATATCAGTTACCGTCCCGATTGGCTCTTGGTCGGTGAGGCGCCGTTCGTGGTGGCGGGAGAAAGGGTGGTGGGCGGAGAGGATGTGGTGGGGAAGACCCTTGATCTGGATACGGTTTGCCCGGTGTTAAAGGATTTGGGGTATTGTCCTTTTGGGTGGCGATGTCGGTTTTTGGGTGCACATGTTAAGCGCACGACGGCGCCTATGGAcgtggaagaaaaagaaaaggaagccGGTCCTGAAAAGCGAATGGGAGATTGGAAAATCGAGCACTGGGTACAGAGTGAAGTGGAGAACGGGTGGAAACAAAAGGAGACCAATTGGCCTGAACAGGAAGTCCTTAACGCTCTTCGCCGTAGTACT GCAtcattccccttttccGAAGCATACCTCAAAAAAGTCGATCCCGACAAACCCTTTACTCTCCAAAACAAGAAACCCACCAAAATACAACCGCAAAAACGCAAAAACATTGTTctcgacgaagaagaagctgccaATGGGCCTACTGCTGTCGCCTCGGCTGgggatgacgaggagagcGCTATGAATGCTACAGGAAACGAAcagaatgaggagaagggcagAGTCTACGGTGAAACTGAAGCGATTGACGTGCCCCCCAGAccggaggagaagagaagactgaACTGGGAAGGCGGACGATATCTCGCTCCTCTCACAACCGTTGGTAACCTC CCATTCCGTCGCCTCTGCGTTGACTACGGCgccaccatcaccatctccGAAATGGCCCTTGCCCAACCGCTCGTCTACGGcgccaaagaagaatgggctCTCGTCCGTCGACACGAGAGTGAGAAGATGTTTGGTGTTCAAGTCGCCGGTGGGTTCCCGAACCGGATGGTACCCGCCGCGGAGATTATTGCGGATACTATAGGAAAAGGTGGCGGGGTGGACTTTGTGGATGTTAATATGGGTTGCCCGATTGATTTGGTGTTTAATCAAGGTGCGGGTAGCGCCC TTATGGACTCTCCTGGACGATTGGGTAAGTTGTTGGTGGGTATGAACAGAGCTCTTGGCGAGA TCCCTCTGACCGTCAAATTC CGGACTGGTGTTGCGCATGGGAAACCTAATGCTCACAAGTTGATTCCTCGTTTCGCCACTGAATGGGGAGTGAGAGCTTTGACC aTCCATGGTCGATCTCGCCAGCAACGATATTCCAAGCCTGCCGACTGGGACTACATCAAGACCTGCGTCACTACCCTCCGCGAGTCCGTTGCTGACGCCAACCTTCCCCCCGTTCCCATCTTTGGAAATGGTGATTGTTTCTCTTCCGCATCGTATtatgaggagatggagaagagtggtgTGGATGGAGTGATGGTCGCGAGAGGAGCGTTAATTAAGCCATGGATCTTTACGGAGAtcaaagagaggagagagtggGATATTTCCGCGGTGGAGAGGTTGGAAGGTATCAGGAAG TTCGCCGAATTTGGTCTCTCACACTGGGGTTCCGACACCCAAGGTGTCAATACCACCCGCCGATTTTTATGCGAAGcactctccttccagcACCGATACATTCCCATTGGCCTTCTGGAACGTCTTCCCGGTAAACTCAACGAACGACCCCCAGCATATAGGGGTAGGAACGAGTTGGAGACGCTTTTGGCTAGTCCGTTTGCCGGGGATTGGGTGAAGATTTCAGAAATGTTTTTGGGTAAGGTGGATGAAGGGTTCTCGTTTGTGCCGAAACATAAGAGTAATGCGtatggtggagaggaggcgCAAGGGTAA
- a CDS encoding protein transporter SEC61 subunit alpha: MGFRFLELVRPFMSILPEVTAPEKKVVFNHKIAWTAVTLLIFLVCSQVPLYGIMSSDSSDPLYWLRAILASNRGTLMELGITPIVTSGMIMQLLAGAQLIDVDFSLKDDRALFGAAQKLFAMIISLGQATVYVLTGLYGSPSSLGAGVCLLLILQLVSASLIVILLDELLTKGYGLGSGISLFIATNICESIVWKAFSPNTVNTGRGPEFEGAIIALFHLLFTWNDKTRALKEAFYRDRLPNIMNLLATVAVFAAVIYLQGFRIEIPIKSSKMRGQRGTYPVKLFYTSNMPIMLQSALTSNVFLVSQMLAGRFPDNLLVRLLGVWEPMENNPTQLSAVSGIAYYMSAPHSLTSALKDPFHTVIYIAFIVTACALFSKTWIEVSGSGPRDVAKQLKDQNMTLAGHRDASIYKELKRIIPTAAAFGGATLGLLSVVADMMGALGSGTGILMATTIIYGYFELGIKENAGIDASGLGDLLF; the protein is encoded by the exons ATGGGCT TCCGTTTCCTTGAGCTCGTCCGACCATTCATGAGCATCCTCCCAGAGGTCACTGCTCCTGAAAAGAAG GTCGTTTTCAACCACAAAATCGCCTGGACAGCCGtcaccctcctcatcttcctcgtctgcTCTCAGGTTCCGCTCTACGGCATCATGTCCTCCGACTCCTCCGATCCTCTTTACTGGCTTCGTGCTATCCTCGCTTCCAACAGGGGCACCTTGATGGAGCTTGGTATTACTCCTATCGTCACTTCTGGCATGATCATGCAGCTTCTCGCGGGTGCTCAGTTGATTGATGTCGACTTTAGCCTCAAGGACGATCGTGCCTTATTCGGTGCTGCCCAGAAAT TGTTCGCCATGATTATTTCCCTTGGTCAAGCTACTGTTTACGTCTTGACCGGTCTTTACggctctccctcctctctggGGGCGGGTGTCTGTCTTCTCCTTATTCTCCAGCTCGTTTCTGCCTCTCTGatcgtcatcctccttgatGAACTGCTCACCAAGGGTTACGGTCTTGGTTCCGGTATCTCCCTTTTCATAGCTACCAACATTTGTGAATCTATCGTTTGGAAAGCCTTTTCCCCCAACACTGTCAACACTGGTCGTGGACCCGAGTTTGAAGGTGCCATCATCGccctctttcacctcttGTTCACTTGGAATGACAAGACCCGCGCTCTCAAGGAAGCCTTCTACCGTGATCGTCTTCCAAACATTATGAACCTCCTCGCGACCGTCGCTGTCTTTGCTGCTGTGATTTACCTCCAAGGTTTCCGAATCGAAATCCCCATCAAGAGCTCCAAGATGAGAGGCCAGAGAGGCACTTACCCCGTCAAGCTTTTCTACACTTCCAACATGCCTATCATGCTCCAGAGCGCTTTGACTAGCAacgtcttcctcgtcagTCAAATGCTTGCCGGTCGATTCCCTGACAACTTGCTCGTCCGTCTTTTGGGCGTTTGGGAG CCTATGGAGAACAACCCTACTCAACTGAGCGCCGTCTCCGGTATCGCCTACTACATGTCCGCTCCTCATTCTCTCACCTCTGCCCTCAAGGACCCCTTCCACACCGTCATCTACATCGCCTTCATTGTCACCGCCTgtgccctcttctccaagacTTGGATCGAAGTTTCTGGCTCTGGTCCTCGGGATGTGGCCAAGCAGTTGAAGGACCAGAATATGACTCTTGCAGGGCACAGGGATGCGTCTATTTACaaggagttgaagaggatcaTTCCAACTGCTGCGGCGTTTGGAGGCGCGACACTTGGCTTGTTGAGTGTGGTGGCTGATATGATGGGTGCTTTGGGAAGTGGAACTGGTATTTTGATGGCCACTACTATTATCTACGGAT ACTTTGAGTTGGGTATCAAGGAGAACGCTGGTATCGATGCTTCTGGTCTCGGTGACCTTC TCTTCTAA